A single genomic interval of Psychroserpens sp. NJDZ02 harbors:
- a CDS encoding MOSC domain-containing protein: MQIVSTNIAKPTTIEWNGKTQTTGMYKNPTDAGIYLEKEDVKGDEVSDRKHHGGIFKACYLFSEDHYDYWKNLYPDIDFNYGVFGENLTVKGLDETKIKVGDIYKIGTALVQVTQPREPCFKLGIRFGTQTILKQFISHARPGTYIRILEEGLVKPGDKMTLIQAAKNSLSTTQLFTLLFAKQKDQSQLALIIDNDAIPIKKRQKLAAFIKN, translated from the coding sequence ATGCAAATCGTTTCTACCAACATCGCCAAACCAACAACCATTGAATGGAATGGCAAAACGCAAACCACGGGCATGTACAAAAACCCAACGGATGCAGGTATTTACCTTGAGAAAGAAGACGTGAAAGGTGACGAAGTCTCAGACAGAAAGCATCATGGCGGTATTTTTAAAGCCTGTTACTTATTTTCGGAAGACCATTATGACTATTGGAAAAACTTATATCCCGACATAGACTTTAATTATGGCGTTTTTGGCGAAAACCTAACCGTAAAAGGATTAGACGAAACTAAAATTAAGGTTGGCGATATTTACAAAATAGGAACTGCCCTAGTCCAAGTGACGCAACCAAGAGAACCTTGTTTTAAACTCGGTATACGGTTTGGCACACAGACCATTCTTAAACAATTTATCAGTCATGCACGTCCAGGAACCTATATCCGTATTTTAGAAGAAGGGCTTGTAAAACCCGGAGATAAAATGACACTGATACAAGCTGCAAAAAACAGTCTGTCGACTACACAATTATTCACGTTACTTTTTGCCAAACAAAAAGACCAATCACAATTAGCTTTAATTATAGACAATGACGCCATCCCAATTAAAAAGCGTCAAAAATTAGCGGCTTTCATAAAAAACTAA
- a CDS encoding B12-binding domain-containing radical SAM protein, translated as MKDLLLITPPFTQLNTPYPATAYLKGFLNTIGVSAFQMDLGIEVILELFSKKTFEKLFELAIENDSISTENGQRIYTLKDDYLQPLDAIILFLQGKNQTLARQICTTNFLPQASRFEQLEDMDWAFGEMGMQDKAKHLATLYLEDLSDFIIECIDPNFGFSRYAERLGQSANAFDELYDSLKNTPTFIDQLTLGILEDRLKTVQPKLICFSVPFPGNLYSAFRCAQFIKANYPEIKLAIGGGFPNTELRQVTDTRVFDFFDFITLDDGELPIELLYQNVCQSNNNQSTSETDLENTLENILENDDTNSNNTGHAERSRSTTISKDTNSNSHADRNQSTSITVDHNSNNTSHAERSRSTTITKDTNSNSHTDRNQSTTITIDQNSNNTSHAERSRSTSLNNNHNSKEKQYKRTFLLEDGKVVYKNNTTRPEYKQLQVGTPDYSDLLLEDYISVIEIANPMHSLWSDGRWNKLTMAHGCYWGKCTFCDISLDYIKIYEPIAAALLVDRMEQLITQTGENGFHFVDEAAPPALMKALALEIIKRKLTVTWWTNIRFEKNFTQDLCYLLKASGCIAVSGGLEVASDRLLKLIDKGVTVEQVAQVTRNFTQANIMVHSYLMYGYPTQTEQETVDSLEMVRQLFELGIIQSGFWHQFALTAHSPIGLNPTEYGITPNYKSITFANNDIDFTDSTGINHSQFSFGLKKSLFNFMHGIGFDMDLQEWFDFGIPQTSIAPFYIEDCLNTETALTTKPTAKIVWLGHLPLVAERTKTKKGFTNELLDLTFHDKTERLQMTLNKPEGEWLLDTLETLKPTSGKSVSFSALKKDFETQLDDFELFWFSKPMQKLKDFGLLQL; from the coding sequence TTGAAAGATCTTTTACTAATAACGCCACCTTTTACCCAATTAAATACGCCCTATCCTGCAACTGCCTATTTAAAAGGATTTTTAAATACTATTGGGGTTTCTGCCTTTCAGATGGATTTAGGGATTGAGGTGATTTTAGAATTATTCAGTAAAAAAACCTTTGAAAAACTTTTTGAATTAGCTATAGAAAACGACTCCATTTCGACAGAAAACGGGCAACGTATTTACACGCTAAAAGATGATTATTTACAGCCTTTAGATGCTATTATTTTATTTCTACAAGGTAAAAATCAAACATTAGCACGACAAATATGCACGACAAACTTCCTACCACAAGCCTCTAGATTTGAACAACTAGAAGATATGGACTGGGCTTTTGGAGAAATGGGAATGCAAGATAAAGCCAAGCATTTAGCGACCTTATATCTTGAGGATTTATCAGATTTTATTATTGAATGTATCGATCCTAATTTTGGATTTAGTAGATATGCCGAGCGTTTGGGACAAAGTGCCAATGCGTTTGACGAGCTTTATGATAGTCTAAAAAACACACCAACGTTTATTGATCAGTTAACCTTGGGTATTTTAGAAGACCGATTAAAAACCGTGCAACCAAAACTAATCTGTTTTTCGGTTCCCTTTCCAGGGAATTTATACAGCGCGTTTAGATGTGCACAATTTATAAAAGCGAATTATCCAGAAATTAAACTTGCGATTGGTGGTGGTTTTCCAAACACCGAATTACGCCAAGTGACAGACACACGTGTTTTTGACTTTTTCGACTTTATTACGCTAGACGATGGCGAGCTACCCATTGAGTTATTATACCAAAACGTTTGTCAGTCTAATAACAACCAAAGTACTTCCGAAACTGACTTAGAAAACACTCTAGAAAACATCCTAGAAAACGATGACACAAATAGCAATAACACAGGTCATGCTGAGCGCAGTCGAAGCACTACAATAAGCAAAGACACAAATAGCAATAGTCACGCTGATCGCAATCAAAGCACTTCAATAACCGTTGATCACAATAGCAACAACACCAGTCATGCTGAGCGCAGTCGAAGCACTACAATAACCAAAGACACAAATAGCAATAGTCACACTGATCGCAATCAAAGCACTACAATAACCATTGACCAAAATAGCAACAACACCAGTCATGCTGAGCGCAGTCGAAGCACTTCTCTAAACAATAATCACAATAGCAAAGAAAAACAATACAAACGCACCTTCCTTTTAGAAGATGGGAAAGTCGTTTATAAAAACAACACTACAAGACCAGAATACAAACAACTGCAAGTAGGCACACCAGACTACTCAGATTTATTGTTAGAGGATTACATTTCGGTTATAGAAATTGCTAACCCGATGCACAGTTTATGGAGTGATGGACGTTGGAATAAATTAACCATGGCACACGGCTGTTATTGGGGAAAATGTACGTTTTGCGACATTTCTTTAGATTACATCAAAATTTACGAACCCATTGCAGCTGCCCTTTTAGTGGATCGCATGGAGCAATTAATTACGCAAACCGGAGAAAACGGGTTTCATTTTGTGGATGAAGCAGCACCGCCTGCATTAATGAAAGCGTTAGCCTTAGAAATTATAAAACGAAAACTTACCGTTACATGGTGGACTAACATCAGATTTGAAAAAAACTTTACTCAAGATTTATGTTACTTATTAAAAGCCTCAGGTTGCATTGCCGTCTCTGGAGGTTTAGAAGTGGCATCAGATAGACTATTAAAACTCATTGATAAAGGTGTCACTGTGGAGCAAGTGGCGCAAGTGACGCGTAATTTTACGCAAGCCAACATTATGGTACACTCCTACTTAATGTATGGTTATCCAACACAAACGGAACAAGAAACGGTTGATAGTTTAGAGATGGTCCGACAGTTATTTGAATTAGGCATTATTCAGTCTGGGTTCTGGCATCAATTTGCATTAACAGCCCACAGTCCGATTGGTTTAAACCCTACCGAATATGGGATTACACCCAATTACAAATCCATTACATTTGCCAATAATGATATTGATTTTACGGATAGCACAGGTATTAATCATAGCCAATTCAGTTTCGGTTTAAAAAAGTCGTTATTCAATTTTATGCACGGGATTGGTTTTGATATGGATTTACAAGAATGGTTTGATTTTGGGATTCCGCAGACCTCAATTGCCCCTTTTTATATTGAAGATTGTTTAAATACCGAAACAGCATTAACCACCAAACCAACCGCAAAAATTGTGTGGCTTGGACATTTACCTTTAGTTGCGGAGCGTACAAAAACTAAAAAAGGGTTTACAAATGAATTATTAGACCTGACGTTTCACGATAAAACGGAGCGTCTTCAAATGACATTAAATAAGCCTGAAGGCGAATGGTTGCTTGACACACTAGAAACCTTAAAACCAACAAGTGGCAAAAGTGTTTCTTTTTCAGCATTAAAAAAAGACTTCGAAACTCAGTTAGACGATTTTGAGTTATTCTGGTTTTCTAAACCCATGCAAAAACTGAAAGACTTTGGATTGCTGCAGTTATAA
- a CDS encoding FUSC family protein, producing MRNKIKTNLKTIELFLKGSGFYRGVVLTVAIVLPLAIFNVLDLFAYAPAIALGTFLNAPSDVPGSLRRKINGILISIILTMLVTFIILLTKPVFVILLIAIAVISFAVSLISAYGFRASLISFSGLLAIVLGLAVNKPDFQSIILHVGLIGVGGLWYLVVSLLSNWVFPRKDDDQLLSDTLSLTGQYLKIRAKLLTKPNKREKYAKKALVLQTQISEKHETLRELLLEGRKRSGRSFSNERRLLIFISLIDIFELALANTLDYTKIDTLFGLEKQHLNTFKKLNKELGNHLIKLSVLFIKKGNLPDIELLNKIAADTETAIQDYVTEVTLPKAREGAITMRNLQDYQKQLFQEVKVIRRVLTKVKNNAKASLKPLESKQFLTSQDYRLNILIQHFSLKSPMLRHALRLACAIIFGFLLGSVLDLKNAYWIILTIIVIMRPNYGLTKARSKNRIIGTLIGAIIATTIILITKNTTVYLVLAIVSLTFAFSLIQQSYKVGAAFITLHIVFVYALIDPDAFTVVQYRVIDTVIGAIIAVIANYLLFPSWEYKNLDTVLASVITSNSNYLKATKKLYHNKEENTLAYKVSRKEAFLAMSNLNAAFQRLTQDPKSKQKESALIYEMVTLNHTILSAIASIGRYILNHSTTPASEEFDTIIEGITGTLLHSASQLESTKTVLVAEENKIYQAHKKLQKRYDNLSLKRDSDIEAGQTIIDDNMLLNLQEAHLINNQLLWLKSLSANLTKTTVKYKSVFN from the coding sequence ATGCGAAATAAGATAAAGACCAATTTAAAAACCATCGAGTTATTTCTTAAAGGTTCAGGCTTTTATAGAGGAGTAGTTTTAACCGTTGCTATTGTTTTACCATTAGCTATTTTTAATGTTTTAGACCTGTTTGCTTACGCGCCCGCCATTGCACTAGGTACTTTTTTAAATGCCCCAAGTGATGTCCCAGGAAGCTTAAGACGTAAAATAAACGGCATCTTAATTAGTATTATACTAACGATGTTAGTAACGTTTATAATCTTGTTAACCAAACCCGTTTTTGTTATTCTGCTTATCGCCATTGCGGTTATAAGTTTTGCGGTTAGTTTGATTTCTGCTTATGGTTTCAGAGCCTCTTTAATATCGTTTTCAGGATTATTAGCGATTGTATTAGGTTTAGCGGTTAACAAACCTGATTTTCAATCTATTATTTTACACGTCGGCTTAATTGGTGTCGGTGGCTTATGGTATTTAGTAGTGTCTTTATTGTCTAATTGGGTGTTTCCAAGAAAAGACGATGACCAATTATTATCAGATACATTATCGCTTACTGGCCAATACTTAAAAATAAGAGCCAAGCTATTAACCAAGCCTAATAAACGGGAGAAGTATGCTAAAAAAGCATTAGTCCTTCAAACCCAAATAAGCGAAAAACACGAAACCTTAAGAGAGCTACTTTTAGAGGGCAGAAAACGTTCTGGACGTTCCTTTTCTAACGAAAGACGACTTTTAATTTTCATTTCATTAATTGACATTTTTGAATTAGCCTTAGCAAACACTTTAGATTACACCAAAATTGACACTCTATTTGGTTTAGAAAAACAGCATTTAAATACCTTTAAAAAACTAAATAAAGAACTAGGAAATCACCTTATCAAACTATCTGTATTATTCATAAAAAAAGGCAATCTTCCTGATATTGAATTATTAAACAAAATAGCTGCAGATACAGAGACTGCAATTCAGGATTACGTTACAGAAGTGACACTACCTAAAGCCAGAGAAGGTGCGATTACCATGCGTAACCTTCAAGATTATCAGAAGCAATTATTCCAGGAAGTAAAAGTTATAAGACGCGTTTTAACCAAAGTAAAAAATAATGCCAAGGCGTCTTTAAAACCTCTAGAATCTAAACAGTTTTTAACCTCTCAAGATTACAGACTAAATATATTAATACAGCATTTTAGTTTAAAATCGCCAATGCTTAGGCATGCCTTACGATTGGCTTGTGCGATTATATTTGGTTTTCTTTTAGGAAGTGTTTTGGATTTAAAAAATGCGTATTGGATTATTCTAACCATAATTGTGATCATGCGTCCCAATTACGGGTTGACCAAAGCGCGTTCTAAAAACAGAATTATCGGAACCCTAATTGGTGCTATAATTGCCACCACTATTATATTAATTACCAAAAACACGACGGTCTATTTAGTATTAGCAATTGTGTCTTTAACGTTTGCGTTTTCTTTAATACAACAAAGTTATAAAGTAGGTGCCGCCTTTATAACCTTACACATTGTATTTGTGTACGCGCTTATAGATCCAGATGCTTTTACTGTAGTGCAATATCGTGTTATTGATACCGTAATTGGTGCCATAATAGCAGTGATAGCAAATTACTTATTATTCCCTAGTTGGGAATACAAAAACCTTGACACCGTATTAGCCTCTGTAATTACCTCTAATAGTAATTATTTAAAAGCGACCAAAAAGCTATACCACAACAAGGAAGAAAACACATTGGCTTATAAAGTATCTAGAAAAGAGGCGTTTTTAGCCATGAGTAATCTAAATGCAGCCTTCCAAAGGTTAACGCAAGATCCAAAATCTAAACAAAAAGAATCCGCTTTAATATATGAGATGGTCACACTAAACCACACCATATTATCTGCAATAGCTTCGATTGGACGTTATATTTTAAATCACAGCACAACACCTGCTTCCGAAGAATTTGATACTATTATTGAAGGTATTACAGGAACTTTATTGCATTCTGCTTCGCAATTAGAAAGTACTAAAACCGTTCTTGTGGCCGAAGAAAACAAAATATATCAAGCGCATAAAAAACTACAAAAACGCTATGATAATTTATCTTTAAAACGAGATAGTGATATTGAAGCCGGGCAAACAATAATTGACGACAACATGTTATTAAACCTTCAGGAAGCGCACTTAATTAACAATCAATTACTGTGGTTAAAATCGTTATCAGCCAATTTAACTAAAACGACTGTAAAGTATAAGTCGGTTTTTAATTAA
- a CDS encoding c-type cytochrome has protein sequence MKQYIYIRLFGIATVTFLTSFSVNKNISIYTAIPTAEKNILVAYGQKIYTRELCSQCHTQQIKNQTQQLISLDGLGEKYSNEWLFYFINDPQIIVPNSKMPAYPKLKTNQLKRAVVVQIATDKKLQVDQDTIWETLTNEAQVISKSTTVPSENNTTEILALIAYLQQIPMTPEFEKITKTRKDKLQKEIAASDKKNLILKIANDANSIELGERIYNNNCHACHGQFGQGGIGPNLTDNYSLHGGSKKEIAKVIQFGGTPGKGMIAWRHVLSPEDIGQVTAYVYALKGTNPDNAKIPEGEQD, from the coding sequence ATGAAACAATACATATATATTAGACTCTTCGGTATTGCTACTGTCACTTTTTTAACAAGTTTTTCTGTAAACAAAAACATCTCCATTTATACAGCTATCCCAACTGCTGAAAAAAACATTTTAGTAGCATATGGTCAAAAAATTTATACTCGAGAACTTTGCAGTCAATGCCATACACAACAAATAAAAAATCAAACGCAACAACTAATTAGCCTAGATGGATTAGGTGAAAAGTATTCTAACGAGTGGTTGTTTTATTTCATAAATGATCCTCAAATAATTGTTCCTAATTCTAAAATGCCCGCATACCCTAAATTAAAAACTAATCAACTTAAAAGAGCTGTCGTAGTACAAATTGCAACAGATAAAAAATTACAAGTAGATCAGGATACGATATGGGAAACACTAACTAATGAAGCCCAAGTCATTTCTAAATCTACAACCGTTCCAAGCGAAAACAACACTACCGAAATACTAGCTTTAATTGCCTATTTGCAGCAAATTCCGATGACTCCAGAATTTGAGAAAATTACAAAAACAAGGAAAGATAAGCTCCAAAAAGAAATCGCTGCTTCTGATAAAAAAAATCTAATTCTTAAAATTGCAAACGATGCGAATAGTATTGAATTAGGGGAAAGAATATATAACAATAATTGTCATGCTTGTCACGGACAATTTGGTCAAGGAGGCATAGGCCCAAACTTAACAGACAACTACTCGTTACATGGCGGAAGCAAAAAAGAGATTGCTAAAGTTATCCAGTTTGGTGGCACACCTGGAAAAGGTATGATTGCATGGAGACATGTATTATCTCCTGAAGACATTGGTCAAGTAACAGCTTATGTATATGCTTTAAAAGGAACAAATCCCGATAACGCCAAAATACCAGAAGGCGAACAAGACTAA
- a CDS encoding carboxypeptidase-like regulatory domain-containing protein, whose protein sequence is MQNQINLDITTPCSENFNQFTPTPKGGFCKSCTKEVIDFTSMNTDEITIFFNKKDTKNTCGRFKSTQLTAYPSKPTKSKYSFISAIGLACLALFSFTGAKAQDTVAKDTTPNIRLNQTNQNSAVTGTIVDENNLPLPGVNIVLQGSAIGTESDFDGNFVFPQKVKNGDILIFSYVGYESKKMTIQNNNATANMVLNVSLNNDSYILMGKVAVKEVYSSKKD, encoded by the coding sequence ATGCAAAATCAAATCAACTTAGACATTACAACACCTTGTTCGGAAAACTTTAATCAATTTACACCAACACCAAAAGGTGGCTTTTGTAAGTCTTGTACAAAAGAAGTGATTGACTTTACATCCATGAATACTGATGAAATCACAATCTTCTTCAATAAAAAAGACACTAAAAATACTTGCGGTCGATTTAAAAGCACACAATTAACAGCATACCCATCAAAACCTACAAAAAGTAAATACAGTTTTATAAGCGCTATCGGTCTAGCTTGCCTAGCACTATTCTCTTTTACTGGTGCCAAAGCACAGGACACGGTTGCAAAAGACACGACTCCTAATATCAGACTTAATCAAACTAATCAAAATAGCGCTGTAACAGGAACAATAGTAGACGAAAACAACTTACCATTACCGGGCGTCAATATTGTTTTACAAGGTTCTGCTATTGGAACTGAATCTGATTTTGATGGTAATTTTGTCTTTCCTCAAAAAGTGAAAAATGGAGACATATTAATCTTTAGTTATGTTGGTTACGAGTCTAAAAAAATGACGATTCAGAATAACAATGCAACTGCAAACATGGTATTAAATGTAAGTTTAAACAACGACTCTTATATTTTAATGGGTAAAGTGGCTGTTAAAGAAGTCTATTCTTCTAAAAAGGATTAA
- a CDS encoding transglutaminase domain-containing protein — translation MKNRLILFFFFIVKLTIAQVSDFKSISFTRADNIAKLNANASLENLPLLAHNLTYKLDNDAEKFRAIYTWVCTNIKGDLNQDNKVSKQRKRFKNDSLAYIKWNNTYQKTAFKKLLKHKKTMCTGYAYLIKELCFLANIECKMVNGYGRSTTTNVTSLDLANHSWNAVKLNNKWYLCDATWSSGYFVNSVFIKDYNLGYFLTDPTLFAKNHYPLDKKWLLNDTLISSNFIASPIVYGDTFTHKIIPIGPSNLNTTHKKEDTFTISFKSLNSLDIKDISLIKYSGFKTIPFKIKDLKNNNGLVSFNYKFENKGVYDVHLKIKNDIVATYTVTVITE, via the coding sequence ATGAAAAACAGACTTATACTATTTTTCTTTTTCATAGTTAAATTAACTATTGCGCAAGTTTCGGATTTTAAATCTATCTCTTTTACAAGAGCCGATAATATTGCTAAATTAAATGCTAATGCTAGTTTGGAAAACTTACCATTACTTGCGCATAATTTAACTTACAAACTAGATAATGATGCCGAAAAATTTAGAGCAATTTATACTTGGGTTTGTACTAATATAAAAGGCGATCTTAATCAAGACAATAAAGTTAGTAAACAACGTAAGCGTTTTAAAAACGATAGCTTAGCGTATATAAAATGGAATAACACCTATCAAAAAACAGCATTTAAAAAATTACTAAAGCATAAAAAAACCATGTGCACAGGTTATGCTTACCTAATTAAAGAACTTTGTTTTTTGGCAAATATAGAGTGTAAAATGGTTAATGGTTATGGACGCTCTACCACCACCAATGTGACATCTTTAGATTTAGCCAATCACTCTTGGAATGCAGTAAAACTAAATAACAAATGGTATTTATGCGATGCGACATGGTCCAGTGGGTATTTTGTAAATAGTGTTTTTATAAAGGATTATAATCTGGGTTACTTTTTGACAGACCCTACTCTGTTTGCTAAAAACCATTATCCTTTGGATAAAAAATGGTTATTAAATGACACGTTAATATCCTCTAATTTTATAGCGTCTCCAATAGTTTATGGCGATACGTTTACCCATAAAATCATTCCGATTGGTCCTAGTAATTTAAACACAACCCATAAAAAAGAGGACACGTTTACAATTAGTTTTAAATCATTAAATAGCTTAGATATTAAAGATATATCGCTAATTAAATATTCTGGATTTAAAACTATTCCTTTCAAAATTAAAGATCTAAAAAACAATAATGGATTAGTATCCTTTAATTACAAATTTGAAAATAAAGGGGTTTATGATGTTCATTTAAAAATCAAAAATGACATCGTTGCAACTTATACTGTTACGGTAATTACAGAGTAA
- a CDS encoding DEAD/DEAH box helicase: protein MSFKDLQLNRPILRAIAEKGYDNPTLVQEKTIPLVLNKKDVIVSAQTGTGKTAAFALPILQLLYDKQEGPKKGKKIKALIVSPTRELAIQIAENFEAYATYTNLDSTVIFGGASIEPQIEKLRKGIDILIATPGRLLDLHKQDEINLDYVQTLVLDEADLMLDMGFIDDVKKIERLCPKTKQTLLFSATIPYKVEQLASTILNEPQRIEVAQNSSTSKNVNQLLYFTPKKDKIELALHLLRNTIKGNIIIFRRTKYGVDKLEKTLLKNGYLADSIHGDKSQTARQDALKRFKKKEINILIATDVAARGIDIDHLDAVVNFDLPSVPETYVHRIGRTARAGQSGMAYSLCSADEKTYLIDIQKLIHLQLDVIDDHPYPLDPKAKPIVHKSAKSGSKHKKGRKSEASKKKKKRWY from the coding sequence ATGTCATTTAAAGACTTACAACTTAACAGACCTATTTTACGCGCTATTGCGGAAAAAGGATACGATAACCCAACATTAGTACAGGAAAAAACCATTCCGTTAGTGCTAAATAAAAAAGATGTGATTGTTTCTGCACAGACTGGTACAGGAAAAACAGCTGCTTTTGCATTACCTATTTTACAGTTATTGTATGACAAACAAGAAGGTCCCAAAAAAGGTAAAAAAATTAAAGCCTTAATTGTAAGTCCAACAAGAGAATTAGCAATACAAATTGCAGAAAACTTTGAAGCTTACGCAACATATACCAACCTTGACAGTACGGTTATATTTGGTGGAGCGTCTATAGAACCTCAGATAGAAAAGTTACGTAAAGGCATTGATATATTAATTGCAACTCCAGGGCGTTTATTAGATTTACATAAGCAAGACGAAATTAATCTAGACTATGTGCAAACCTTAGTCCTTGATGAAGCTGATTTAATGTTAGACATGGGCTTTATTGATGATGTTAAAAAGATTGAACGTCTTTGTCCTAAAACAAAACAAACGTTATTATTCTCTGCAACCATACCTTATAAAGTAGAGCAATTAGCAAGTACGATTTTAAATGAGCCACAACGTATTGAGGTTGCTCAAAACAGTTCGACTTCAAAAAATGTTAATCAATTACTTTATTTCACACCTAAAAAGGACAAAATAGAATTAGCATTACACCTACTTCGCAATACCATAAAAGGAAACATTATTATTTTTAGACGTACCAAATATGGTGTGGATAAATTAGAAAAAACCTTACTTAAAAATGGCTATTTAGCGGATAGTATTCATGGTGACAAAAGTCAAACAGCAAGACAAGACGCCTTAAAACGCTTCAAGAAAAAAGAAATTAATATCTTAATTGCAACAGATGTTGCCGCACGTGGTATTGATATCGATCATTTAGATGCTGTCGTTAACTTTGATTTACCAAGTGTACCAGAAACGTATGTCCACAGAATTGGTCGTACAGCTCGTGCAGGGCAATCAGGTATGGCATACTCTTTATGTAGTGCTGACGAAAAAACATATTTAATAGATATTCAAAAACTGATTCATTTACAATTAGATGTTATAGACGATCATCCTTATCCTTTAGATCCAAAAGCAAAACCTATTGTGCACAAATCAGCAAAATCTGGTAGTAAGCATAAAAAAGGACGTAAAAGTGAAGCGTCTAAAAAGAAGAAAAAGCGTTGGTATTAA